From the genome of Cryptococcus deuterogattii R265 chromosome 5, complete sequence:
TTTCTCCAATGCCGAGTTAGATCAGGTCAGCGTTAATTTGCTTGATCAAACACGCCCAGCTACAGAGATCGAAGTTCCCGCCGAATCCCGCCTTGCCTTTGCCCATTACGGCTATGTCTACGCCTTACATATGCTCTCGAGACCTAATGGTAATAGGTGGCTTGTAAGCGGTAGCGGTGATTCTGACGTCAAGATCTGGGAATGTCATCCTTCAGGCGGTGTCACTCTTATCCGTCAATTCGATTCCCTTTCTGGCGCTGTGCTCTCGTTTGCGTTTCGCGATGATTTGCTTTATGCCGGTCTACAAGCAGGGGAAATTGCAGTGTGGGATCTCGAAACAGGTGCTTGTATACGTACGATTGAAGCGcacgaggaggatgtgcTCGCGATGAGCACACTGGGCGACGATGTGTATACTGCCGCGGCCGATGGGAGAGTGTTGAGAGTGAATGACGAGTTTGATTGTACGGCGGCTTTCAAGGCACATAGTGGAACTGTGATGAATAGCACGATCGTAAAAAGTGTAAAAGGAGATTCATGGGAGCTTATCACAGGCGGGAATGATTCTTATGTCAAGGTGAATTTTCCGTTTCGACTACTTATCTAGAAGCATCTGctgacttttttcttcttcaaagatTTGGCAAGTGGAAGCACCTAAAGAAGCCTTACAGTCTAAAAATGTAATGGACATGGAGTATGAGGGTGATGTGATGCTCTATGCTTTGTCCAAACTTGTTGCCGTCCCGACTGTTAGTGATGACTCCCATCGTGAAAAGTTTGTGAGACAGTTTAACTGTAAGATGCGGTTACTGACTAGCAGTAGTTGCCGACAAGGTGCGCATTTATTGAAAAAGatcctctcccaactcGGCGCTTCTTCTGAAGTCGTGAGTGGCCACACATTCATAAATTTCCTGCGGATGCCTGACACTATTCACAGCTCTCTGGAGAACAAGGAAAAAACCCTCTTGTTCTCGCTACTTTTACCGGCCAAGATACCGGCAAACCCAGAAAacgtcttctcttctacGGGCACTACGATGTCCAACCTGCTGCTGAAGAACGCTGGACGACGAATCCTTGGGAATTATCTGGTCGGAACGGCTATCTGTATGGCCGTGGTGTCACCGACAATAAGGGTCCCATCATGGCTGTCGCTTGCGCTGCCGCTTCCTTGAGACAACGTCGTGAATTGGATGTTGATCTGGTCATGATTattgaaggcgaagaagaagcaggctCACGAGGATTTGCATCTACTGTCCGTGCGCACAAGGCTGATATCGGACGTATCGATGCCGTGCTCTTGTCGAACTCGACTTGGAttgacgaggaagatcCTTGTGTGGTATTTGGCATGAGAGGTGTGGTGTACGCCAACCTATCGGTGGAGAGTAGTGAGGAGAACCTCCATAATGGTGTAGACGGTGGTGCCACCACTGAGCCGATGTTTGACATGATTAGAGTTTTAGGAGCATTGTCGGATGCCAAAGGCGTGAAAGTACCTGGATTCTGTAAGTATATAAGTTAATGACTATAATCATCACTGATCAAAACACAGACGACTCTGTTCGACCTGCTACCGACGAAGAAATGTCTCTCCTCCGAGATGTTTCTTCTGCTTGTGGCCGTCCCATCGACGAACTCATCCGAGTTTGGCGACAGCCTTCATTCTCCATTGCCAGTATCAACTCTTCAGGTTCTGGAAACAAGACCGTCATTCCGCGGAAAGTGTCGACAGACATCTCCATGCGAATTGTACCAGATCAAGACCTGGAGACTATCGTTGAAGGCCTCAAGCAGTTCTGTAGGGAAACTTTTCAGGGATTAGAATCGCCTAACAAGTTCGAGGTGAGCTTAGCTCAAATGATATACCGGTCGACGCTAATTGGAACTTTTCTAGATTCAAGTCACCCACACTGCCTCATGGTGGCTTGCCTCACTTGAATCGCCCTACTTCAAAGCTCTCGAAGCTTCAGTGCAAGACGTCTGGGGTGTCAAACCACTCAAAATTCGTGAAGGTGGTACGGTCCCTACCGTGTTCTGgctggaaaaggaattTGGAGCGCCTTGTGTACACTTGCCTTTGGGTCAGAGTTCGGATGCGGGCCATTTGGCGaatgagaggatgaggctTTTGAATTTGAGGTGAGTCCGCCTTTTCAGTTCTTCATCCGTTTTTTAAAGTacttgttgttgatgaaTGGGTGTAGGAACGGTAAGAGGGTAATTGAAGCATATCTCACGAGGCTCGCAAGCATTTAAGGTAGATAAAATGAATAAAAGGTGTAACCGATGTTGCATTAGTTGCATGAAGCAGATTTTTTCCATCAATTCTCATAGCTTCACCTGCATGCAGTCAAAGTAAATATCTTCTTGTAACGTGTGATCACCCGATCAAAGTGATGTACATGCTCGTATTAACAATGCATATGCCAAATGCCACGCCAACCTACTATGCCTTAATGAATTTCATCTCTTGTGAAATATATGCGAACTCCCTTGATCATGCCCCCATCTGACGCATCTTCCGATCATGCCCCCTCGTCCTTGCAGCATTCGAATGGCCTCTACTCCCTTTATTTTgccttcccctcccccctcttccaccgcTATTACCATGACTATTGCTGGCGTGGCCTGTATCCATGCTCATGACCGTGCCATCGGGGGATGGTTGTCGTGCGCGGTTATTGTTACGATTGTTACGGTTGTTACGGCCGGAAGATAATGTACCTTTACGTGCCATCCTATCACGATGCGCTTCAAGGATAGCATCCTTTTGGGGCTATCCACAAAGGTATTGAGATCAGCGTGACACTCTTTCGCACCGGCGAGAAAGCACTTGAAACTTACATCTCTTTCAAGCATGactctccacccttcaaTTTGCCCATCATCCCATCCAAGCATTTCCctcattttctttctcccatcactcctcctcgtcacaCCATCTCGATCAAACAACCCCGGATCATCCAGATACAGCGTGCGCAAAATCTCGTATCTTTCCTTATCTGGCATTCCATTTGTCTGGTTTTGCTGGTTCCTTCTTGACACTTTCACGGCTTCAACATCACTATCCACCGGCGCAGTATCTTCGGTATCGCCACCTGAAACACGGACTTGGAGCGGGATCTCACCAGAATCATCCATATCGGATTCATCGTCTGATAAGAGCAGGTTGGAATCGGCCAAAGCTTGACGgcgctcctcttcttcagatgcttggagggagatgagacGTTGAATAGAGTCACGGATGTTTTGCGGGATAACAGATTGAAGTTCGGGAAGCGGACTGTACTTAGGAAATaagcaagaaggaaaattgaaggcagaagagaaatAGGACATACCTCTCGTTATCTTTCAGTCGTAATTTGCTGATATCGAGATCTTCAGCGGTGAAGAtgttccttctctcaaacttcttcttctcctctcttctttcatccgGCACCTCGCCAGCAGTCTGCGCATCACCCACCTTGCCCACTACCGCTTTCAATTCTCCAAGCTCCTCTGGTAAACCTTCACCATGATTCAATATGCACGTCAATAAAGGTTCGGCTAGTTCCCCGGGTGAGGCTTTAGATCCAGCCGGGATTGATGAAAATTGGGGATGTGACAGGGCGGAGAGTAAAAGGTGTGGTGGGATCGTGGGGAAAATTGCGAGTATAGACATTACCCTTGGGTCAAGCTTGGCGAAGTTGTCTCGCCTCTTTTGCAACTTTCCAATGGTCACACTATCCGGGCTAAACTTTCGTCCGCTCTTTCCCCAAAGAGCTTCCCAGTCCCCTCTCAGATTCTTCCCCTGCATTACCCCCATCGCCGCACTTTCGTTTTCCCCTAGGAAGCGTAACATGGCATCTCCTGCTGCACCTTCCAACCCGACTCGGGTGACGAGCTCTCTACAAATCATGAGTACATCCTCCATCGCGCCTAGCCGGATTTCCTCAGACACCTCAGTCACCTCAGTCGGAGTCTTACTGTCACCATCCCCCAGTTTAGAGTATGCTACGTTCAGACCGCGAAGCACTTCTTCTGATACTTCAAGAGTAAGAGCGATGAATTCGTCATGCGTGCGAATCATACCGAGCATTAATCGGACTGCAAGCACAACGTCCTTTTGACCACCGGTTTTAGTCCGATTAATCAATTCGGGCAACACATCAATCCGCCAAATTTCGATACTGTCCGGCGACTCGTTGAGAACGTTGGAAATGATTTGTGAGATGACAGGCAAATGGATAGGGTGGGCGAGGATAGCATCAATGATGGCAGGTACCCGGACTGAGGTAGGATGGGATGTGGAGAGTTCGAGTAGTTTTTGAAGTGGGATCAAGCTTGAGGCAGAGACTCCTGGCATGGGTTCGAGGGTGACGTGACGTTGAACATGGAGAGCGGTTTCGATGACCGGTAGGATTTGGAGATTGACGGGCGATGTGGTGAGgcgagagatgagaagtgggaagatttgagggaaaagagagggaggaggggtcGGAGAAGGGAGTTTGGTTTCTTTAGGCATGCTGGGAGTAAGAGACGGGTAGGGAGATGGCAGTgacaagggaagaaagtTGTTTAATATGGGAGACCAAGTATGGCAGACATGGTGTCCCAAAATGAACAAATGTAAAGACAGCTTCGCAATTGTCAACTTAATCCACAAACTGCGTTCGTCACCACTTTCTTCGGATCCGCTtacgcttcttcttgtaaTTGGTTGCTACTAACAAGtgcaaatggaagatgcacGCGCACAGTATGACGCTGTATGGTACTACTGTCCTTATGCAAGTTCACAACGTAGGCAAATATGGAAGATAAAGCACAAAAATTGACTTTGGTCAGCCTGTGCAAAATCTGAAGAGGCGGTTGCGCATAACCGATGAATCAATTGCAGCTCTATACAACAGACTGGTCCTAACAGATAAATGTGTCGTGACATCGTCACGACAAACCACTTAACGAtagagggaggagggctttgagaaggatcGTTCGACAAGGTTATGCCGAATGTTGACATTCAATATGCGCATTCCACTCGAGAACTTCGGGATCACACGACTGCAGCTGCACCAGAACCacaaaacaaaaggacTGAAAACCCTTCAAGTCGTAACAAAGGACTAATCGCATCCCGCTAGAGAAAACCCTAAATTCCAACAACAACCTAGTAGTTGGCGGCCTTCTTGGCGGCGATAGCCAACCAAGCAGAGTGCTCGTCGTAAGGAGTAAGACCAGGAGCAATAACGTTCCAGAGGTCGGGGGACTGGAACTGGTAAGTCTTGGCAAGGGCAGCCATGGTAGCCTTCAAGAAGTTACCCTGGGTAGCGGTACAACCCTTGGACTGGGCTATGGGATCGTTAGTGAAAAATGTAAACTCGGAAAGAGATTCAACGTACTGTAACAGTCCTGGATACCAGCCATCTGGAGCATTCGCTTGGAAGCGGGGGCGGCAACGATACCGGTACCTCGGGCTAACAAAAGTGTCAGTCATTTCCCAAGTGCATAAAGCACGCAAGGCTAGTAGACATACGGGCAGGGATCAATCGGCACATAACGGAACCGCTCTTGCCAGAGACCTTGCAAGGAACGGTGTGAGGCTCAGCAATGTGAGAACCCCAGTAACCCCTTCGGACGGGAACGATAGAGAGCTTGGCAGAAATGATGGCACCTCGGATGGCGGTAGCAACCTCCTTGGCGGTCTTGATACCGAGACCAACGTGGCCGTCAAAGTCACCAACGGCAACGAAAGCCTTGAACCTGGTCCTCTGACCGGCAGAAGTTTGCTTCTGAACGGGCATGATCTTCATGACCTCGTCCttgagggagggaaggaaaaggtcgACGATCTGGAACTCCTTGAcggggagagagaagaggtaaaTCTCCTCCATGGACTTGATCTTGCCGTCCTTCACCAATCGACCGAGCTTGGTAACGGGAACCCTACGTGTTGTTTTAgcccttccatccctttgGCCCATCCATCCAAACGACGCGCTGCAACTGACCAttccttgtcctcctccttcttacCGCCTCGTCGGGGACCCCTCCTGCCTCGGCCACCGGCACCGCCACGACCACGTCCGAAACCGCCTCGCTCAGCCATTTTGATGTATGTGTTTTGGGGGGTAAGTTGGGTTAAAGCGCAAAGGCGAGAGACTCTTGAAggacagaggaaggaatCTCAATTTTCCGTTTGGCGACAAGTTCATTCCACGCCCGCGACAAGGTGCCGGCGATTCGCGGAGTTTCGTGGTGTATAATGTGGCGGCACATCCGTTTAATTTCGCAGCCCATTTAGGGGATATATCATTGCTTCAGGGCCAGGCACATGCACGTGGCTATCAATACCATGAGCGCCGCTGTTGCTGTGGCTTGCGGGCTGTGTGAATTGGAATCAAGTATAGGCTACCAACTATGCCCTCGCTGCAGCCGGCACCACGTTATGAGTGCCTATATACACCTACACAACAGCTATGCGCAGCGTTATGCATCTCGCTCACGTCGTCGGCGTGACTTTTACCTTCGCGGTCGTAATAATAATAGCCCACGACTCcctccaccttcatctccgGTCTCCGGCTGGCTTGCTCCCGTACTATTACTTCTCGTAATACCCAGGTTGGCAAATCACCGCCGTGTCAGTCACCTCATTGGTGGCTTTCCTGATCCCACCCTGCTTATTTCATCGTttcaatcatctcctcctccttcctcgccaGTTCCACATCGGCCTTCGTTGCTTGCTCCTCGCTTTTCATCATTTCATCGGGCAACGCTGCCGCTGCACACGCCGCGCGCATCGCTGTCGGATCTTCGATCTCTGGATGATTTTGATCTATGATCTTTGATCagttcatcatcacccaaagcttcttttccttcttcggGAACCTGCAAACACCTCCTTTCAGCTATTTCACCTCCTTTCTCGCTCCATAGTGCAAGTTTTACATCACTTGCAGATCCACATCTCACAAGTAAAAAAACAAACCACATAAAAAAACCACAGCCCGCAAGTTCCATTTTTGCGGCGCACGACgtcttttcccattttccttcttgcaCATCTACATACTCCTCGGATTGACTCGCCCCGGAAAAACGGGAACTCAAATTCCTGTCGCGAGAATCTTGAGTTGTCTAGCGGTAAACGGCGTACGCATATAGGGTGTGTTGCCTCTAGCCTTTTCGCGCCGACTTGGAGGTTTTATTGAGCACTCAGCATCGCTTTGCACTTTCTCGCAGTCTTCTATATATAAGTCATACCAGGACTCTAGCTATACCAGTTTGTACAAGACTATAATCATGTCTTCAAGTCCCAACAACCGTGCAGTGAGTTATTTTCCTTTATCATCAACCTACCGTCTTCACATGAGGATAGAGCTGATATGAAAGCAATTGCATCCAGGTCAGGAGAAAGCTCGTCATCGTTGGGGATGGTGCAGCAGGAAAGACCTCATTGCTCAACGTGTTTGCAGTCGGTCACTTCCCAGAGAGCTATGTAAGTATTCACACACCTTCATTCAAACCCCCCAAAGCTGTGCTGATGATCAGCGACCTCACAAAAATAGGAACCAACGGTGTTCGACAACTACGTGACAGAGATTGAACTCGATGGGAAGCCTGTTCAATTGGCTTTGTGGGATACTGCGTGGGTCAATCTCTTATACTACGTTATCAATCAACTGCGAGGCTAACAAGGCGGTATCGTGCAGCGGTCAAGAAGAGTATGAAAGACTACGACCCCTCTCTTATTCCAAAGCGCACGTAATTCTCATCGCCTTTGCGGTAGATACACCGGACTCACTGGAGAACGTTACTCAAAAGGTGAGTCCTATCACTTGTTTCTCCTGCATACAATGCAAGATAAAGCTGAATAACTTTGAAATGCTAGTGGATAGAGGAAGTTAGGTCAATCTGTGGCAAAGCTATCCCTGTCATCCTTGTGGCATGCAAGACCGATCTCCGAGACAAGGCTATCGCGAACGGCACTTTCTCCCCCGAACGATTCACAGATCGTGCTACTGTacgtctttcttccttctcccgaATACCCCTTCGACTTCCAACCTTCAAATCTCAGAAAAAGCCGTTGACATGAGTTCATTCCATCTTTATAGGGTCAGAGAATAGCAGACTCCATCGGCGCAAAAGGATACTTTGAAACTTCAGCTCTGCAAAACAAAAATGTTGATGCCGTATTTGAAGCTGCAACACGAGCAGCAGTCCTAGTCAGGGATGCTGGCCATGGCGGTGTGGGCGCCTCGAATGGGAGCTTTGATgcgggaggaaggaaagattgggggcgggagaaggaggagaagaaatttGGGTGTTGTGTCATTGCCTAACAGGCATCATCAAGCATTTGGCCTTCAGTGCATTTAATGTGTCGCTGTGGTCAGGACCAGACACACGACAATCTGGTCCATGGACGAGACGGGATAGGGGCATAAAGGCCAAACCATGTCCCGTTTTACGATTCTTATCGGCTCTCAAGAGTTGTTTCACCAAACTATATTTTTAAAACCGTATTCGTttataataataataccCCAAGTTTCCCTACCCTCCTATCACCCTCAACCATCCTCGACTCAACGATCGAAAAAGATATTCCCTGCATCGTTTAGTACTTCAACGTATCTCCCTTCATATATACATTTCAGCCTCTCGGTTTCTGTATACCCGCAGTACAAGACAAAAGGAAGGCTATACTTCTCACACAAAGGAGtgcagagaaggaaaaacgACATGTGAAAGCACACAGAGGGAACTTTAGgattttcttttttccctctttgcATTATGAGTTTCGCGGAAATCTCTCTTCATAATAGATGATATGATACGTATATGGCATGGATGAATGTAAATGATTCACGAAATTTGAAACTGCAGAGTTGTATTGCTTCCTGGGCCTGTATTCACATCGCACATCAAGTAAAGCGCCAAATCATCAAAGCATCAAGCGTCAAAACGGGGGCGTCAAGTGCAATGAAGCTCATTGAAAGTACAGGctagaagaaggagggatgcCAACAACAAGTTGATAATCGATCGTTCACACTTTTGTCGCTCAAAGccgaaaaaagaaacaaagaGTACGTATGTAAAACTAGAGTACGCCGTTAATTTAAGCGAGTGATAATAGCATACAGCATTACAGCGAGTAGTATTGGTATGTCTAATAGTACTACGGACCCATTATCCCTATCCACCAAGACTACCCACCACTACCTTTTCAAACATACCTTATGATCATACTTGTCTCAGTGGTGAGACCCGGCGGAAAAAAAGTGATAGAAAAAGGGATGTGGCAGGACGTGGCGTTTGATTTTACTTCTATTTTTATTTGTATTTTATACATTTAGCATAAAAACTTCCACAAAGTAAACACAAATTAAAATGCGACTCCTATTTAACCGTCTGTTTACCTTGTTTGTACTGGTACATTCATTCAAAGACTACAGGAAGGTTTCTCAAATAATTTGATATTTGTATTGCTACATATGTTGGTTTACTTGACTACACACAATTGACTCCTGACTGGGACATTATGGTCTGAGGGTTCAGGGAAGCCTTCCAAGTTGACACCCTTTTCGAACAACACACAGTGAGTTGATCCACCAAAATGGAACATTCTGCCGAGAACTATCAGCTGTTATTTGCCTTCAGAGAGTGAAGTTACTCACCCAAGCTGATCACCTTTCTTCACTTGTTGCCCCTCCTTCACAGTAATCTCACAGGTCGACACTTCTGTCATTCCAATACCCAGAAACGCTACCAGCCCAAGCTTGGGGTTATCaataaagatgatggacCTCGTAGCGGTGGCAGACAAGTACTCCTGACTAGTCGTCTCTCCATGAGGGTCAGCGTTCTGGTTGACGTTAAATTCTACGAAAGGAGGCTCGCTATAGTATGTCCCTTGCACAACGTATGCTTTCTTGATCGTCCCAGAGACGGGAGCGTGCCATCTGTGATACGACAAGGCGCTCAA
Proteins encoded in this window:
- a CDS encoding di- and tripeptidase, with protein sequence MAPSSTTISPSRFSLSGSRINGDNASAEERTAIQSEFLGERRDSGVRKDSLTRERKGKMPVLSHLLTVGNGTVLSLAADKKYIYAGCQSAENEIAVFSRLSLQPLYRLLGHQGSVLALLIIEEKNWLVSSSSAGDVRIWSTETLDLLYMIHPCDDTSGDIYSLAWDERAGGTLYFGSQSCSIEWINFGDLCTSHHRKISGSAAGAVHVVPNGADPSSRPGPSQRSGRYKPHKFFDNPPENGCSGSSTPCSPFPSNTARKETFSNAELDQVSVNLLDQTRPATEIEVPAESRLAFAHYGYVYALHMLSRPNGNRWLVSGSGDSDVKIWECHPSGGVTLIRQFDSLSGAVLSFAFRDDLLYAGLQAGEIAVWDLETGACIRTIEAHEEDVLAMSTLGDDVYTAAADGRVLRVNDEFDCTAAFKAHSGTVMNSTIVKSVKGDSWELITGGNDSYVKIWQVEAPKEALQSKNVMDMEYEGDVMLYALSKLVAVPTVSDDSHRENCRQGAHLLKKILSQLGASSEVLSGEQGKNPLVLATFTGQDTGKPRKRLLFYGHYDVQPAAEERWTTNPWELSGRNGYLYGRGVTDNKGPIMAVACAAASLRQRRELDVDLVMIIEGEEEAGSRGFASTVRAHKADIGRIDAVLLSNSTWIDEEDPCVVFGMRGVVYANLSVESSEENLHNGVDGGATTEPMFDMIRVLGALSDAKGVKVPGFYDSVRPATDEEMSLLRDVSSACGRPIDELIRVWRQPSFSIASINSSGSGNKTVIPRKVSTDISMRIVPDQDLETIVEGLKQFCRETFQGLESPNKFEIQVTHTASWWLASLESPYFKALEASVQDVWGVKPLKIREGGTVPTVFWLEKEFGAPCVHLPLGQSSDAGHLANERMRLLNLRNGKRVIEAYLTRLASI
- a CDS encoding 40S ribosomal protein S2, which gives rise to MAERGGFGRGRGGAGGRGRRGPRRGGKKEEDKEWVPVTKLGRLVKDGKIKSMEEIYLFSLPVKEFQIVDLFLPSLKDEVMKIMPVQKQTSAGQRTRFKAFVAVGDFDGHVGLGIKTAKEVATAIRGAIISAKLSIVPVRRGYWGSHIAEPHTVPCKVSGKSGSVMCRLIPAPRGTGIVAAPASKRMLQMAGIQDCYTQSKGCTATQGNFLKATMAALAKTYQFQSPDLWNVIAPGLTPYDEHSAWLAIAAKKAANY
- a CDS encoding rho family protein, which codes for MSSSPNNRAVRRKLVIVGDGAAGKTSLLNVFAVGHFPESYEPTVFDNYVTEIELDGKPVQLALWDTAGQEEYERLRPLSYSKAHVILIAFAVDTPDSLENVTQKWIEEVRSICGKAIPVILVACKTDLRDKAIANGTFSPERFTDRATGQRIADSIGAKGYFETSALQNKNVDAVFEAATRAAVLVRDAGHGGVGASNGSFDAGGRKDWGREKEEKKFGCCVIA